In Rana temporaria chromosome 3, aRanTem1.1, whole genome shotgun sequence, a single window of DNA contains:
- the LOC120933421 gene encoding gastrula zinc finger protein XlCGF71.1-like: MMDGAGERPFPCTECDKSFTAKKYLINHQRIHTGEKPFMCSECDKSFLRKSDLIKHLRIHTGEKPYHCSECDQKFSQQISLTDHKIIHTGVGPYQCTECDKYFNNKALLTRHQRIHTGEKPFRCSECNKCFSRISNLNAHQRIHTGEKPFGCSECNKCFSSISNLYTHQRIHTGEKPFRCSECNKSFLMISGLYKHQRIHIGEKPFTCSECNKCFTNKSNLIDHQRIHTGEKPFRCSKCAKCFSHKSNLNQHLKRHT, from the coding sequence ATGATGGATGGAGCAGGTGAAAGGCCATTTCCTTGCACTGAATGTGACAAATcctttacagcaaaaaaatatttaattaatcatcagaggattcacacaggagaaaagCCATTTATGTGTTCAGAATGTGACAAGAGCTTCTTACGAAAGAGTGATCTTATTAAGCATCtgaggattcacacaggagagaagccatatcactGTTCTGAATGTGATCAAAAATTTTCACAACAAATTTCATTGACTGATCACAAGATTATTCACACAGGAGTGGGGCCATATCAGTGTACTGAATGTGATAAATATTTCAACAACAAAGCACTTCTCACAAGACAtcagaggattcacacaggagagaagcctttcagatgttcagaatgtaacaaatgcttCTCAAGAATATCCAATCTTAATGCACAtcagaggattcacacaggagagaagcctttCGGATGTTCAGAATGTAACAAGTGCTTCTCAAGTATATCCAATCTTTATACACAtcagaggattcacacaggagagaagcctttCAGATGTTCAGAATGTAACAAGTCCTTCTTAATGATATCCGGTCTTTATAAACATCAAAGGATTCACATAGGAGAGAAGCCTTTCACATGTTCAGAATGtaataaatgttttacaaataaatcaaaTCTGATCGATCACCAGAGGatccacacaggagagaagccatttaGATGTTCAAAATGTGCAAAATGCTTCTCACACAAGTCAAATCTGAATCAACACCTAAAAAGACATACATAG